In Perca fluviatilis chromosome 11, GENO_Pfluv_1.0, whole genome shotgun sequence, the following proteins share a genomic window:
- the yipf1 gene encoding protein YIPF1, giving the protein MASANDPFQFQEFEEAGHLLEANRDATTISIEEDDIKPDKQRKAAGFTPDGDDEDPLASDDKTELLSGPKKSVPFWTFEYYQRFFDIETHHVKERIIGSVLPWPGKNFIHVHLRRNPDLYGPFWICTTLVFAIAISGNISNFLVHLGKPNYKYTPEFRKVTIAATAIFSYAWFVPLALWGFLLWRNNKIMNLVSYSFMEIVCVYGYSLAIYIPAVVLWIIPFEWLRWCSIVVALFLSGSVLVMTFWPAVRDDHPKVIIAVLSAIAVLNILLAVGCKAYFFSKPEAVLPAAATEVTKAPSST; this is encoded by the exons ATGGCGTCGGCAAATGATCCATTCCAATTCCAAG AATTTGAAGAGGCTGGTCATCTGCTGGAAGCCAACAGAGATGCAACCACCATTAGCATTGAAGAAGACGATATCAAACCCGACAAGCAGAGAAAAGCTGCTGGTTTCACTCCTGATGGTGATGACGAGGACCCACTTGCCAGTGATGACAAGACAGAG CTTCTCTCTGGGCCAAAGAAAAGTGTCCCCTTCTGGACGTTTGAGTACTACCAAAGATTTTTTGACATCGAGACCCatcat GTGAAGGAAAGAATAATTGGATCAGTGCTGCCATGGCCTGGAAAGAACTTCATTCATGTCCACCTTCGTAGAAATCCTGATCTTTATG GACCCTTCTGGATTTGCACCACTCTTGTGTTTGCCATTGCCATCAGTGGAAACATATCCAACTTTCTGGTGCACTTAGGCAAACCAAACTATAAGTATACCCCAGAGTTTCGAAAAG TGACCATAGCTGCAACAGCGATCTTCAGCTATGCTTGGTTTGTGCCTCTTGCACTCTGGGGTTTTCTGCTATGGAGAAACAACAAGATCATGAACTTAGTGTCATACTCCTTTATGGAGATCGTCTGTGTATATGGATATTCCCTTGCGATTTACATACCAGCAGTG GTCCTGTGGATTATCCCATTTGAATGGCTGCGGTGGTGCTCCATCGTGGTggctctcttcctctctggctCAGTTCTGGTGATGACTTTCTGGCCTGCAGTCAGGGATGACCACCCCAAAGTTATCATAGCAGTATTGTCGGCCATCGCTGTGCTCAACATTCTTCTTGCTGTTGGCTGTAAG GCCTATTTCTTTAGCAAACCAGAGGCAGTACTACCAGCTGCTGCAACAGAGGTGACTAAGGCGCCGTCTTCGACATGA
- the zgc:113691 gene encoding uncharacterized protein zgc:113691 — MAASNGKGEKVSKFETLKLLEKCRKERDDAMHRESVLREKLRQYESRMRSTEALKQKLKTLTMDNKELRKQVKALRNEIGLECNPKFNGKTTKDIINDLHEKDRECSSLVEKAGKLSLTIDDLTSELANTVTSKTLLEDQVQSLQQNLKDMTNNQRRLLKLWEDKKVQREQLALPAIAQKHVQKSLVHKAVQTEMSVSSSQTLPVSAFETKQVSRDHDKKTVLDKHSFPTYGNDYHHDKKAYMHDETKGIKN; from the coding sequence ATGGCTGCCTCAAATGGGAAAGGTGAAAAAGTGTCCAAATTTGAGACATTAAAACTTTTGGAGAAATGCAGAAAGGAAAGAGATGACGCCATGCACAGAGAAAGTGTTCTCAGAGAGAAGCTCCGACAGTATGAGTCGAGGATGCGTTCAACTGAGGCTCTGAAACAGAAACTGAAGACCTTGACTATGGACAACAAGGAGCTGAGGAAACAAGTGAAGGCTCTTCGTAATGAGATTGGACTTGAGTGCAACCCTAAATTCAATGGTAAAACCACAAAGGACATAATCAATGACTTGCATGAAAAGGACCGTGAGTGCAGTTCCCTGGTGGAGAAGGCTGGGAAACTGAGTCTGACCATTGATGATTTAACTTCAGAGTTGGCAAATACAGTCACctctaaaacacttttagaGGATCAAGTGCAGTCATTGCAGCAAAATCTCAAGGATATGACAAATAATCAACGCCGCCTGCTGAAGTTGTGGGAAGACAAGAAGGTTCAGAGGGAGCAGCTCGCCCTCCCTGCAATTGCCCAGAAACATGTACAGAAATCACTCGTCCATAAAGCAGTTCAAACTGAGATGTCTGTCAGTTCATCCCAAACGCTTCCAGTCAGTGCTTTTGAGACCAAGCAAGTCTCTCGGGACCATGACAAAAAGACAGTTTTGGATAAACACAGTTTTCCAACTTATGGAAATGACTATCATCATGACAAGAAAGCTTACATGCATGATGAAACTAAAGGAATTAAGAATTGA